GGCATAAGAGGCCATCAGCTCCTTGAAATACGCTCTGCCCTGATCGGTAATAGAATAAATAGCTTTATCCGCAAACTTATCGCCCTTGACAATATCGCTTTGCAGATAACCCTTTTCGCTCAACTGGAGAACCTTGCGATAAATAGAAGGTACGCTTATTTTTGTCCAGCGGGAAAAATGGTGGTACTCCACATCCTTTTGAATGTCATAGGCGCTTTGTGGTTTTTCCAATACAATACCAAGTATGACTAAATCGATTGACGACATAACTACACCTCCAACTTTTACTATTATCAATAGTACTATTGTTGATAGCAAAAGTCAAGGGGAAGTACTTTATATTTCCGAATTGGACATAACCTGTTTTTCAGCCATAGACAATTCCCGATGAAGGTGTAACGCCATAAATACAGTGATTACTACGGAAATTACATCCGCGATGGGTTGGGCATATAGGATTCCGTTCATTCCCCATACCATAGGCAGCAGCAAAATGACAGGAACAAAGCAGACACCTTGTCTACATGCTCCCAAAAAGAAACCTGCCGCACCTTTGCCCAAGGCAAGGAACAAAGAGGAGTAAACCGTGTAGAAACCAAAAAGAATGAATGTGATCCCATTTGCAAACAGTGATTTTTGACCTGCTAAAATCATTTGAGTATCTCCCTCAGTAAATTGAGAGATAATCTGCGTAGAAAAAACGGCCATCACCAAGCCCACAACTAAGCAGAAACTTGTAGACCAAATGATTGAGGTTTTGATTGCTTCGCGCAGGCGATCAAACTTCTTTGCCCCATAGCTGAATCCAGCAATAGGCTGGAACCCTTTCAGAAATCCAAAGACAACAAGAGTTCCCATAGAAGTAATTCGCGTAACCGCCCCCATGCCTGCAATGACCGAATCGCCATAATTGCTGGATGCGCGGTTAATTAGCGCAATCGAAAGACTTGTCAGCAGTTGGAACACCAAAGTGGGAACTCCAATTTTCAAAATTTCCGCCATCATTTGCCTCGTAGGAGAAAATATTTTTATACTGAACGAAAATACGCTTTTTTTTCGCAGAACATAGGTAAGATAAACAAGCGTGGATACCATTTGCGAAATTGCTGTGGCGATTGCTGCACCTTCTACTCCCATGTCCAAAGTATAAATGAAAAGAGGGTCTAATCCGATGTTCAATACGGCTCCCAATAGCAAGGCACACATGGTCGTTTTTGCTGCCCCCTCGCTACTTACAATATTGTTCATTGTTACATTAAACACATTGAAAATACAGGACAGCACATAAATTCTTGCGTATGTCAAGGCATACGGCATAATTGTTTCCGTCGCGCCCAACATTACCAAAATTGGTTTAAGGAAAATCGTAGAAAGTAGGATGATAATAGCACCAATCAGAATACTGCTATACAGTGCGGTGCTTGCCACTTTATCGGCGGTATCTTTATCTCCGCGCCCCAATAGTCTTGACAGATAGGATGCGGCTCCGTTACCGAACATAAGGCCTAAACCAACCACGACTTGTCCCAACGGAAATACGACAGAAATAGCACCCATTTGACTTTTGCCCAAGCCACTCACAAAATAGGCATCCACCAGATTATAGAGTGCATTGATCAACATCCCAATCATAATCGGTATGCCGAGAGCCATCAGAGCTTTGGGGATTGGCGCACTGCCCAAAAGCTCAAGTTTGTTGTTGCGTTCATTCATTGTTAATTCTCCTTTCGCTTCTTTAAGTATAATTTACAGTAGTATAGATTATAGTATCATACCACATAAATCATAGTACTATAATTTATAGTATATGTCAAGAGAAGCGAGGCGATTTGTCTTGACAAAGAGTATAAAATCTAATACTATAATTTATAGCAAATTTGACAGTATTCTTTCATGCAGAAAGCATAGTGAAAGGGCGTGATTCCACATGGCGACCATAGATTTAATCGTGTTGGGAATATTGAAAAAGGAGCCAATGAGCGCCTACGATATTCAAAAGTTAGTAGAATATAGAAACATATCCAAATGGGTAAAAATCAGCACTCCATCCATTTATAAAAAAGCCATTCAGTTAGAAGAAAAGGGGCTAATCCGAGGCGAAATCGTAAAGGAAGGGAAGATGCCAGAAAAAGCGATTTATTCCCTGACG
This genomic window from Pusillibacter faecalis contains:
- a CDS encoding MATE family efflux transporter gives rise to the protein MNERNNKLELLGSAPIPKALMALGIPIMIGMLINALYNLVDAYFVSGLGKSQMGAISVVFPLGQVVVGLGLMFGNGAASYLSRLLGRGDKDTADKVASTALYSSILIGAIIILLSTIFLKPILVMLGATETIMPYALTYARIYVLSCIFNVFNVTMNNIVSSEGAAKTTMCALLLGAVLNIGLDPLFIYTLDMGVEGAAIATAISQMVSTLVYLTYVLRKKSVFSFSIKIFSPTRQMMAEILKIGVPTLVFQLLTSLSIALINRASSNYGDSVIAGMGAVTRITSMGTLVVFGFLKGFQPIAGFSYGAKKFDRLREAIKTSIIWSTSFCLVVGLVMAVFSTQIISQFTEGDTQMILAGQKSLFANGITFILFGFYTVYSSLFLALGKGAAGFFLGACRQGVCFVPVILLLPMVWGMNGILYAQPIADVISVVITVFMALHLHRELSMAEKQVMSNSEI
- a CDS encoding PadR family transcriptional regulator codes for the protein MSSIDLVILGIVLEKPQSAYDIQKDVEYHHFSRWTKISVPSIYRKVLQLSEKGYLQSDIVKGDKFADKAIYSITDQGRAYFKELMASYAAGPVPLLFDFNVVITNLNKMDKAEALELVSALRRSIQSSAESNEGYAREFTDIPLVGRTIFEQQQFLYRALLEWLDHFEGQFLKE